A single region of the Saprospiraceae bacterium genome encodes:
- a CDS encoding rhomboid family intramembrane serine protease — translation MGTNKISDRLIDSLSLPFKMVATLWGIQVFQWLLGLKLGFLGVFPQKIFGLKGILFSPLIHGDFGHLLSNTPPLFVLSALILFFYKKVAIRSFAMIYFLTGLAVWLFGRPVFHIGASGVIYGLVAFVFWSGIFRRNFKSIALALLVVFYYGSMVLGVLPGQEGISWESHLLGGLVGIFVAWWYKETIEKDEERETYSWEAEPELPPRPFFEHDLFEKTKAEREKEQQAQNRTDWF, via the coding sequence ATGGGTACCAATAAGATTTCAGATAGATTAATTGACAGTTTGAGTCTACCTTTTAAAATGGTGGCTACCTTATGGGGTATCCAGGTTTTTCAGTGGCTTTTAGGACTGAAATTGGGCTTTTTAGGGGTATTCCCGCAGAAAATATTCGGCCTCAAAGGCATTCTTTTTTCTCCGCTAATTCATGGTGATTTCGGGCATTTACTGTCCAATACTCCTCCCTTATTTGTACTCAGTGCCCTCATTTTGTTTTTTTATAAGAAAGTAGCGATTCGTTCTTTTGCAATGATCTATTTCCTGACAGGCCTGGCGGTATGGTTATTTGGACGCCCTGTTTTCCATATCGGGGCAAGTGGAGTGATCTATGGACTAGTTGCCTTCGTTTTTTGGAGTGGCATTTTTCGCCGTAATTTCAAGTCTATTGCACTGGCCTTGCTTGTTGTATTTTACTATGGATCTATGGTCCTCGGTGTGCTCCCCGGACAAGAAGGCATCAGCTGGGAAAGTCATTTGTTGGGTGGCCTAGTTGGTATTTTTGTCGCCTGGTGGTATAAAGAAACAATCGAAAAAGACGAAGAACGAGAAACCTATTCCTGGGAGGCAGAACCTGAACTTCCACCACGCCCCTTCTTTGAGCATGATTTGTTTGAAAAGACCAAAGCTGAGCGCGAGAAAGAACAACAAGCGCAAAACAGGACCGACTGGTTTTAA
- a CDS encoding thymidine kinase, translated as MFLEPHFKGQRSGWIEVVCGSMFSGKTEELIRRLKRAKIANQKVEIFKPAVDKRYDDAKVVSHDANFILSTPISHSSKLLELTDGVNVVGIDEAQFFDLDLTENCQKLALRGIRIIIAGLDMDFKGRPFGPIPNLLAVAEYITKVHAICQHCGNLATHSYRLTADENTVVLGEKDRYEARCRTCYHMGNILSLQT; from the coding sequence ATGTTTTTAGAACCTCATTTTAAAGGCCAACGAAGTGGATGGATCGAAGTGGTCTGTGGATCCATGTTTTCCGGAAAAACAGAGGAATTAATTCGACGTTTGAAACGAGCCAAAATTGCCAATCAAAAGGTCGAAATATTCAAACCCGCGGTAGATAAACGTTATGATGATGCTAAAGTTGTATCTCATGATGCCAATTTTATTTTATCGACACCAATTTCTCATTCATCTAAATTATTGGAATTGACAGATGGTGTCAATGTGGTGGGCATAGACGAAGCGCAGTTTTTTGATTTAGACCTAACTGAAAATTGCCAAAAACTAGCTTTGCGAGGAATTAGGATCATCATTGCAGGATTGGACATGGATTTTAAAGGGCGGCCATTTGGCCCCATCCCAAACTTGCTTGCCGTGGCTGAATACATTACCAAGGTACATGCTATTTGCCAACATTGCGGTAACCTGGCTACGCATTCTTATCGTTTAACTGCCGATGAAAATACGGTTGTGCTGGGCGAAAAAGATCGATACGAGGCTCGCTGTCGCACTTGCTATCACATGGGAAATATTCTAAGCTTGCAAACTTAA
- a CDS encoding DUF4783 domain-containing protein, producing MRQVITTGIIGLLFAGLAILFWPKPNDLEAVVKGWDKGEAVSIAEHFTPTKEVRLFLPNVDGVFTTTQAEAKLAAFFENNPVQGFKLLHIGDAIKAGDSYLIGLLVTDNNAFRVFMYLNEKNVTHVEARAIGESV from the coding sequence ATGAGACAGGTTATCACAACCGGTATTATCGGTTTGTTATTTGCAGGTTTAGCCATCTTGTTTTGGCCCAAACCTAATGATTTAGAAGCTGTTGTCAAAGGCTGGGATAAAGGAGAGGCCGTCTCAATAGCTGAACATTTCACGCCGACAAAAGAGGTGAGGTTATTTTTGCCAAATGTAGATGGCGTATTCACTACTACACAAGCAGAAGCCAAACTTGCCGCTTTCTTTGAAAACAATCCCGTCCAAGGGTTCAAGTTATTGCACATTGGGGACGCAATTAAGGCTGGCGACAGCTATTTAATTGGTTTACTAGTGACAGATAATAATGCTTTTCGCGTTTTCATGTACTTGAATGAGAAAAACGTCACCCATGTAGAAGCGAGGGCTATTGGAGAGTCAGTCTAG